The following proteins are co-located in the Streptomyces sp. NBC_01198 genome:
- a CDS encoding transcriptional regulator, which yields MEPNTLLDALLDEAGMSRIGLAARVNAAGRFRGRQMRYDHSSVIRWLRGQRPRGIAPDLICDVLSERLGRPVSLDDIGMGLPGTGGHASPLSGSIEHSTALWRGDGQQRDDLVCAPLLTGMAAISPVWEWENPPEDLDVSRGGSLHVGRVDVEVLRIARTHYEAMYRQTGGVATRGRIVRFLAEHTSPLVRGAYTDATGRELHRAVGGLAAVAGICAYDSDAQGLAQRYFHQALRLAKASGDRAFGGYVIALLVNQAVFVRDFRQAVAFAEAGIRTAGAHMSPALATDLYAMQAKAFSRMGDQAAARRCMLLAESAAARIRPADEPAELGYVQPGLVEAQLAEALISLGDWAPAQTYATEAVRARAHARGSVHRLATLATADLGLGNPEQAAAHSLAALNLARGQESRRLRDRFTRLRGLLADHGSAAGRDAVEQIDVSLSLPL from the coding sequence ATGGAGCCGAACACCCTGCTCGACGCTCTGCTTGACGAAGCCGGTATGTCCCGGATCGGCTTGGCCGCGCGCGTGAACGCCGCTGGCAGGTTTCGGGGCAGGCAGATGCGCTATGACCACTCCTCGGTGATTCGCTGGTTGCGCGGGCAACGTCCACGCGGCATCGCGCCCGACCTGATCTGCGATGTTCTCTCCGAGCGCCTGGGCCGACCGGTGAGCCTCGATGACATCGGCATGGGCCTTCCCGGGACCGGTGGGCACGCCTCGCCGTTGTCCGGATCCATTGAGCACTCCACCGCGCTGTGGCGGGGAGACGGCCAGCAGCGCGACGATCTCGTGTGCGCCCCACTCCTCACCGGCATGGCCGCGATCAGCCCGGTCTGGGAGTGGGAGAACCCACCGGAGGACCTCGACGTCTCGCGTGGGGGCAGCCTTCATGTGGGGCGCGTCGACGTGGAGGTGCTACGCATCGCCCGAACGCACTACGAGGCGATGTACCGCCAGACGGGCGGCGTCGCCACGCGAGGCCGAATCGTAAGGTTCCTCGCCGAGCACACGTCCCCGCTGGTTCGGGGTGCCTACACGGATGCCACTGGCCGTGAACTCCACCGCGCGGTAGGCGGCTTGGCGGCAGTTGCCGGAATCTGCGCGTACGACTCCGACGCCCAGGGGCTCGCTCAGCGCTACTTCCACCAGGCATTACGCCTTGCCAAGGCGTCCGGTGACCGCGCCTTTGGCGGCTACGTCATAGCGCTCCTGGTCAACCAGGCCGTGTTCGTGCGGGACTTCCGGCAGGCGGTGGCCTTCGCCGAAGCCGGTATCCGTACCGCTGGCGCTCACATGTCCCCAGCGCTGGCCACCGACCTGTACGCCATGCAGGCCAAGGCGTTCTCCCGCATGGGTGACCAGGCCGCGGCCCGCCGCTGCATGCTTCTCGCCGAATCTGCCGCCGCGCGCATCCGGCCCGCTGACGAGCCGGCCGAGCTGGGTTACGTTCAACCTGGCCTGGTCGAAGCGCAGTTGGCGGAGGCCCTCATCAGCCTCGGCGATTGGGCTCCGGCCCAGACGTACGCCACCGAAGCGGTACGAGCCCGCGCGCACGCCCGCGGCTCCGTACACCGCCTGGCGACACTTGCCACCGCCGACCTCGGCCTTGGCAATCCCGAACAGGCCGCCGCACACAGCCTGGCCGCACTGAACCTGGCCAGAGGGCAGGAGTCGCGGCGGCTACGGGACCGCTTCACCAGACTCCGTGGCCTGCTCGCTGACCACGGTTCTGCCGCAGGCCGTGATGCGGTCGAGCAGATCGACGTCTCACTGTCGCTGCCGTTGTGA
- a CDS encoding aminoglycoside phosphotransferase — protein MSRIPFEQLPADVRQAIAGKTGAVHRAVTAPGGMNSGIASVVDTDSGPVFVKGIPADHPQVGAQRREAAVAAHLPFSCPRLHWHLELDGWSLLGYEVIDGRHADYAPGSPDLPLVEAALSELQGITAPADVEIKQAVDRWAQYAPPDAVQHFDGDALLHTDFAPDNVLIAGGRARLIDWAWPTRGAAWIDPGALALRLMEAGHPVGAAIESARRFPSWRSAAPEALTAFGTATASLWREIAEQDHAPWKRAMAGQAATLERALSTNP, from the coding sequence ATGTCCCGTATCCCCTTCGAGCAGCTTCCCGCCGACGTCCGCCAGGCGATCGCCGGCAAGACCGGCGCCGTGCACCGGGCGGTGACCGCGCCCGGCGGAATGAACTCCGGCATCGCCTCCGTGGTCGACACGGACAGCGGCCCCGTCTTCGTGAAGGGCATCCCGGCCGACCACCCCCAGGTCGGTGCGCAGCGCCGTGAGGCGGCGGTGGCCGCGCACCTGCCTTTCTCCTGCCCGCGCCTGCACTGGCACCTGGAGCTGGACGGCTGGAGCCTCCTCGGCTACGAGGTCATCGACGGCCGCCATGCCGACTACGCGCCCGGCTCTCCCGACCTGCCGCTCGTGGAAGCGGCACTCTCCGAACTGCAAGGGATCACCGCACCGGCGGACGTGGAGATCAAACAGGCCGTCGACCGGTGGGCGCAGTACGCGCCGCCAGACGCCGTTCAGCACTTCGACGGTGACGCACTTCTGCACACGGACTTCGCCCCGGACAACGTCCTGATCGCCGGAGGTCGGGCGCGGCTCATCGACTGGGCGTGGCCGACGCGCGGCGCGGCGTGGATCGACCCGGGCGCGCTGGCATTGCGTCTCATGGAAGCCGGCCACCCGGTCGGGGCCGCGATCGAATCCGCCCGCCGCTTCCCGTCCTGGCGCAGCGCAGCTCCCGAAGCGCTCACGGCGTTCGGCACCGCGACGGCATCTCTGTGGCGGGAGATCGCCGAACAGGACCATGCCCCCTGGAAAAGGGCGATGGCAGGGCAGGCCGCCACGCTGGAACGCGCCCTCAGCACTAACCCGTAG
- a CDS encoding ATP-binding protein, translated as MSHTIAPGEAAHSAPPAPSNLSDLRLAFSHGFRVSADEAAVAAARREVPDVARGWGVPLTEETFSDLGLLSSEVITNAIRHTNAPCAVVVRWTGVRVRVEVTDVSPARPHRRHSSPEAEGGRGLLLVESLATAWGSAPDPAGKVVWFELGPSDGTPPPWSTPGKWTITTDTGSATSGYLPAWAEDDPTEANVPLGQLPERLAGINHRNLFEGPMLPLTAPDVWQGAEEDAVFEGSIDCNPYDPDPGLRVPVVNLQVCVGRWILGLDPLGVAEVAAKLRVHADFLDEKVRPALDAAREDWAAHHPSAQQCSPASGPGGRT; from the coding sequence ATGTCACACACCATTGCGCCGGGTGAGGCGGCGCACTCCGCTCCCCCTGCCCCGTCGAACCTGAGCGACCTGCGCCTCGCCTTCAGCCACGGATTCCGCGTGTCCGCGGACGAGGCGGCTGTCGCGGCAGCCCGGCGAGAAGTGCCCGACGTGGCACGTGGCTGGGGCGTCCCGCTCACAGAAGAGACGTTCAGCGATCTGGGCCTACTGTCCAGCGAGGTCATCACCAACGCGATCCGGCACACCAACGCTCCTTGTGCCGTGGTCGTGCGCTGGACCGGCGTACGGGTCCGGGTCGAGGTCACCGACGTAAGTCCAGCCCGCCCGCACCGACGCCACAGCTCGCCGGAAGCGGAGGGCGGACGCGGCCTGCTCCTGGTCGAGTCCCTGGCCACCGCTTGGGGAAGCGCCCCCGATCCGGCTGGGAAGGTCGTCTGGTTCGAACTCGGGCCCTCCGACGGGACGCCTCCTCCCTGGAGCACTCCGGGGAAGTGGACGATCACCACCGACACCGGATCGGCGACGTCCGGCTACCTTCCCGCCTGGGCCGAGGACGACCCGACCGAGGCCAATGTGCCCCTGGGCCAGCTGCCGGAACGGCTGGCCGGCATCAACCACCGGAACCTCTTCGAAGGCCCGATGCTGCCCCTCACAGCCCCGGACGTATGGCAAGGGGCGGAGGAGGACGCGGTCTTCGAGGGCAGCATCGACTGCAACCCCTACGACCCCGACCCCGGCCTCCGTGTGCCGGTCGTCAACCTCCAGGTCTGCGTGGGGCGCTGGATTCTCGGCCTGGACCCGTTGGGAGTCGCCGAGGTCGCCGCGAAGCTCCGCGTCCACGCCGACTTTCTCGACGAGAAGGTACGCCCCGCGCTCGACGCCGCGCGCGAGGACTGGGCCGCCCACCACCCGTCAGCCCAGCAGTGCTCCCCAGCCTCAGGCCCGGGGGGCCGCACGTAA
- a CDS encoding NUDIX hydrolase, translating to MSVWKNHGEKTVYQNAWLTLNLADVELPDGRHLDHYLIRQRPVALATTVNEAGEALLLWRHRFITDSWGWELAAGVVEHGEDIEAAAAREMLEETGWRPGALQHLLTVEPSNGLADGRHHVYWSTTAEYVGHPEDDFESDRREWVPLASVPSLIGRGEIRSANAVAALLLLHHMHAGG from the coding sequence GTGTCGGTTTGGAAGAACCACGGCGAGAAGACCGTTTACCAGAACGCCTGGCTCACTCTCAACCTCGCCGATGTCGAACTCCCCGACGGCCGCCACCTCGACCACTACCTCATCCGGCAACGGCCGGTCGCCCTCGCCACCACCGTCAACGAGGCTGGTGAGGCACTGCTGCTGTGGCGACACCGCTTCATCACCGACTCCTGGGGCTGGGAGTTGGCCGCCGGGGTCGTCGAGCACGGCGAGGACATCGAAGCGGCAGCCGCTCGCGAAATGCTGGAGGAGACTGGCTGGCGTCCCGGTGCCCTCCAGCACCTGCTGACCGTCGAGCCCTCCAACGGTCTCGCCGACGGCCGCCACCACGTCTACTGGTCCACCACCGCAGAATACGTCGGCCACCCCGAGGACGACTTCGAATCCGACCGCCGTGAGTGGGTGCCGCTGGCCTCCGTCCCGTCCCTCATCGGGCGCGGCGAGATCAGGTCCGCCAATGCGGTGGCGGCGCTTCTCCTGCTCCACCACATGCACGCCGGAGGGTAG
- a CDS encoding class I SAM-dependent methyltransferase, which produces MPAQHDITAETELWDTYARTAFKDEAEPVFRWTQYAGHGPGPELLGDPGSVLEIGCGTGRALAHLAQNGVKATGVDLSPVMVEKIAERWAPSGAQFHCAEVLDYLDSTAETYDAVYSIFGAAWFADPSKLFPLIRRRLNPGGTFVFSQPPAIPGAYGPQGMYKGGFAGKAMFTYRYSYRPPVWERLLARAGFTASQARVLDAPEPDHIGTLLVRARA; this is translated from the coding sequence ATGCCTGCGCAACACGACATCACCGCCGAGACCGAACTGTGGGACACCTACGCCCGCACCGCCTTCAAGGACGAAGCCGAGCCAGTCTTCCGCTGGACGCAGTACGCCGGCCACGGCCCCGGCCCTGAGCTCCTGGGCGACCCGGGCAGCGTCCTGGAGATCGGCTGCGGCACCGGACGCGCTCTCGCCCACCTTGCGCAGAACGGCGTGAAGGCCACAGGCGTGGACCTGTCTCCGGTGATGGTCGAGAAGATCGCTGAGCGCTGGGCGCCGTCAGGAGCGCAGTTCCACTGCGCCGAAGTGCTGGACTACCTCGACTCCACAGCGGAGACCTACGACGCGGTGTACTCGATCTTCGGCGCGGCCTGGTTCGCCGACCCGTCGAAGCTCTTCCCACTCATCCGCCGCCGACTCAATCCCGGCGGGACCTTCGTCTTCTCCCAGCCACCCGCGATCCCGGGCGCCTACGGCCCACAGGGCATGTACAAGGGTGGCTTCGCGGGGAAGGCCATGTTCACCTACCGCTACAGCTACCGCCCGCCCGTATGGGAACGCCTGCTTGCCCGGGCCGGTTTCACCGCTTCCCAAGCCCGCGTCCTAGACGCCCCCGAGCCTGACCACATTGGCACGCTCCTGGTCCGCGCCCGGGCGTAA
- a CDS encoding DUF6907 domain-containing protein has translation MPEATITPQTVTIPTCDHGVVTIPEPDWCTGENHQPGGYRVDITHSSADDEFAVPTAHGTAVLLRTCLQQYPFTERSPGLEPFLSVELDGQWYPIEPDELCDLADGLAGLADRLRSVAGHFNELTGAADPTPPAVCPS, from the coding sequence ATGCCCGAAGCCACCATCACACCGCAAACGGTCACCATCCCCACGTGCGACCACGGAGTCGTCACCATCCCCGAGCCCGACTGGTGCACGGGCGAAAATCACCAGCCCGGTGGCTACCGCGTGGACATCACTCACTCAAGCGCTGACGACGAGTTCGCGGTCCCGACCGCCCACGGCACTGCGGTGCTCCTGCGCACCTGCTTGCAGCAATACCCGTTCACCGAGCGATCGCCTGGTCTCGAACCCTTCCTCTCCGTCGAGTTGGACGGCCAGTGGTACCCGATCGAGCCCGATGAGCTGTGCGATCTCGCAGACGGCCTCGCCGGATTGGCGGACCGGCTCCGGTCTGTAGCCGGCCATTTCAATGAACTAACCGGCGCGGCTGATCCGACACCGCCAGCGGTCTGCCCAAGCTGA
- a CDS encoding ATP-binding protein, translating into MMTGHHTSPYGFRVEAESEAVPEARRKIVALVRDWDVPLPDDTLGDLELLSTELITNAVRHTDSSCAVAVRWTGVRVRVEVTDVSPVRPHRRHSSPEAEGGRGLLLVESLATAWGSAPDPAGKVVWFELGPSDGTPPPWSTPGKWTITTDTGSATSGYLPAWAEDDPTEANVPLNRLPERLAGINHRNFFEGPMMPLTAPDVWEGVEEDAVFEGSVDCNPYDSDPRLRVPVVNLQVCVGRWILGLDPQGVAGIAAKLRAHADFLDEKVRPALVAAREDWAAHHPD; encoded by the coding sequence ATGATGACCGGCCATCACACGAGCCCGTACGGATTCCGCGTCGAAGCCGAATCCGAGGCGGTGCCCGAAGCCCGGCGCAAGATCGTCGCGTTGGTGCGGGACTGGGACGTGCCGCTGCCGGACGACACCCTGGGCGACCTGGAGTTGCTGTCCACCGAACTGATCACGAATGCCGTCCGGCACACCGATTCCTCCTGCGCTGTGGCCGTGCGCTGGACCGGCGTGCGGGTCCGGGTCGAGGTCACCGACGTGAGTCCTGTCCGCCCGCACCGACGCCACAGCTCGCCGGAGGCGGAGGGCGGACGCGGCCTGCTCCTGGTCGAGTCCTTGGCCACCGCTTGGGGAAGCGCCCCCGATCCCGCTGGGAAGGTCGTCTGGTTCGAACTCGGGCCGTCAGACGGGACGCCTCCTCCCTGGAGCACTCCGGGGAAGTGGACGATCACCACCGACACGGGATCGGCGACGTCCGGCTACCTTCCCGCCTGGGCCGAGGACGACCCGACCGAGGCCAATGTGCCCCTGAACCGACTTCCGGAACGGCTGGCCGGCATCAACCACCGGAACTTCTTCGAAGGCCCGATGATGCCCCTCACCGCCCCGGATGTATGGGAAGGGGTCGAGGAGGACGCAGTCTTCGAGGGCAGCGTCGACTGCAACCCCTACGACTCAGACCCCCGCCTCCGCGTACCGGTCGTCAACCTCCAGGTCTGCGTGGGGCGCTGGATCCTCGGCCTGGATCCGCAGGGAGTCGCCGGGATCGCCGCAAAGCTCCGTGCCCACGCCGACTTTCTTGACGAGAAGGTACGCCCCGCGCTCGTCGCCGCCCGCGAGGACTGGGCCGCCCACCACCCGGATTAA
- a CDS encoding ATP-dependent nuclease, which produces MKIKRVRIENFRCLCKVDIEMEDVTSFLGPTGAGKSTVLRALDWFFNGEKSVALSDEDLHSARGNRRISVEVEFDGLTSHDRETLGHYASPETDSMIVWRTWEEGEDKITGKGLAFPPFEAVRQEGSAMDKRRAYSKLREEQPGLGLPAAGTVAAVEESMRAWELDNRSQLMETEIEGTHFFGFAGQSKLAELIDFVFVSADLRAYEEADDSKASALGRILDHAVDRSEAANEIRSAEEGIAQEREKIHEKVYGEVLDGISTALSREVSLLTFGRSVRVLPLVQVPKPVRTVFRVRVQDGAAETSVYRQGHGFQRALIIAALKYLAERRHPEAGTRTLCLAVEEPELFQHPAQARTFAEVLRGLVTSSEGLAQVMYATHSPVFIDHRHYREVRRLSRDFTDRHPTTTVNQVSDLKLCEALEPYGVQADSVRRQTGLRCVSTLAEGFFADVAVLVEGDTDAAVILGCAERQNVNLGAQGIHIVSAGSKSKLMLCHAILHALNVRCYTVFDGDAGMDERKREGLQAHLEGKERADALRKIDEAVRRNMLDNTNLLGYLGGTPTGDPADESACAYTVFHDDLEGYLGSHWPDWVERKQGMVREGEGFAGKNAATYREAARTADSEPPLLLRLLLQNVLALAG; this is translated from the coding sequence ATGAAGATCAAGCGCGTCCGCATCGAGAACTTCCGCTGCCTGTGCAAGGTAGATATAGAGATGGAAGACGTCACGTCCTTCTTGGGGCCCACGGGCGCCGGTAAGTCCACAGTGCTGCGTGCGCTTGATTGGTTCTTCAACGGCGAGAAGTCCGTCGCCTTGAGTGACGAGGACTTGCACTCGGCTCGTGGAAATCGACGTATCAGCGTTGAAGTTGAATTCGATGGGCTGACAAGTCATGACCGAGAGACGCTCGGGCATTATGCGTCGCCCGAGACCGACAGCATGATCGTCTGGCGCACATGGGAGGAGGGCGAAGACAAGATCACGGGTAAAGGACTCGCCTTCCCGCCCTTCGAGGCCGTTCGTCAGGAGGGTTCGGCGATGGACAAGCGCAGGGCCTACAGCAAGCTCCGAGAAGAGCAGCCTGGCCTCGGACTGCCGGCGGCTGGCACCGTTGCTGCGGTTGAAGAATCCATGCGGGCGTGGGAGTTGGATAACCGAAGTCAGCTGATGGAGACAGAGATTGAAGGGACGCATTTTTTCGGCTTCGCCGGCCAGAGCAAGTTGGCCGAGCTCATCGACTTCGTTTTTGTCTCCGCTGACCTACGCGCTTATGAAGAGGCCGACGATAGCAAGGCCTCGGCGCTCGGACGGATTCTCGATCACGCAGTGGACCGGAGTGAAGCCGCCAACGAGATCAGATCGGCCGAGGAAGGTATCGCTCAAGAGCGAGAAAAGATCCACGAGAAGGTTTACGGGGAGGTGCTGGACGGTATCTCGACGGCACTTTCGCGTGAAGTCTCGCTGCTTACATTCGGACGGTCTGTGCGCGTACTTCCTCTTGTGCAGGTCCCGAAGCCCGTGCGAACCGTCTTCCGAGTTCGCGTTCAAGACGGGGCGGCTGAGACCTCTGTCTATCGTCAAGGGCATGGATTCCAGCGAGCTCTGATCATTGCGGCCCTGAAGTATCTGGCGGAGCGGCGGCATCCGGAGGCTGGTACGCGGACATTGTGCCTTGCGGTCGAAGAGCCTGAGTTGTTCCAGCACCCGGCCCAGGCGCGAACTTTCGCCGAGGTTCTCAGGGGCCTGGTAACGTCCTCGGAGGGTCTCGCCCAGGTCATGTACGCGACCCATAGTCCGGTCTTCATTGACCATCGCCATTATCGGGAAGTACGTCGCCTGAGTCGTGACTTCACTGACAGGCACCCGACGACGACTGTGAATCAAGTGTCTGATCTGAAGCTGTGCGAGGCTCTGGAGCCCTATGGTGTACAAGCCGACTCGGTGCGGAGGCAGACAGGTCTCAGATGCGTGAGCACCCTGGCTGAGGGTTTCTTCGCTGATGTCGCTGTGCTGGTAGAGGGGGACACTGACGCTGCGGTGATCCTCGGCTGTGCTGAGCGGCAGAACGTCAACCTTGGTGCGCAGGGGATTCACATTGTCAGCGCCGGAAGCAAAAGCAAATTGATGCTCTGTCACGCAATTCTGCATGCGTTGAACGTGCGTTGCTACACGGTTTTCGATGGCGACGCCGGGATGGACGAGCGGAAACGGGAAGGCTTGCAGGCGCACCTTGAGGGCAAGGAGCGGGCCGACGCGCTGCGCAAGATTGATGAGGCTGTACGAAGGAACATGCTGGACAACACCAACTTGCTCGGCTATCTCGGCGGCACGCCAACAGGCGACCCGGCCGATGAGTCCGCATGTGCGTACACCGTTTTCCATGACGACCTGGAGGGTTACTTGGGCTCTCACTGGCCGGATTGGGTGGAGCGGAAACAAGGGATGGTCCGGGAAGGCGAGGGATTCGCCGGCAAGAACGCCGCGACGTACCGCGAGGCGGCGCGCACAGCCGACTCCGAACCCCCGTTGCTTCTTCGACTGCTACTGCAGAATGTTCTGGCCCTTGCCGGGTAA
- a CDS encoding radical SAM protein, whose product MLVQPGHAAGVRIPEVRYEELRRASDNDQKIPAWLIDAAARAWGTELPQTGLRNVLLVRERSRYGYAKASWEINLGCDYDCEFCYLGEKRFAGLDWDGKQQLLRVMRDAGVLWLQITGGEALIDREFGAAYEYAHQLGMMVQVSSNGSSLRKRPIRELFARLRPYRLTVSLYGATAETYDAVTRNRGAFGRFVEGLDAAREDRLPIRLNVIVSDDNAHEVGAMVRLAEAYGFPHQVYTSMSPTIDGEANPLATQAYDHLRPRSVFTGCNAGHTFFHVDPHGIASICKVGRDPSVNLIAEGVEALRRLGAIAESLQLRAGGCSGCTKTGTCRTCRPLAKLYQEAGDRRDLYCQHGGYGS is encoded by the coding sequence CTGCTCGTCCAGCCCGGTCACGCCGCGGGCGTGCGCATCCCCGAAGTCCGTTACGAAGAGCTGCGGCGCGCTAGCGACAACGATCAGAAGATCCCGGCCTGGCTGATCGACGCCGCCGCGCGAGCGTGGGGCACGGAGCTTCCGCAGACCGGACTCCGTAACGTTCTTCTCGTCCGGGAGCGGTCCCGGTACGGCTACGCCAAAGCGTCGTGGGAGATCAACCTCGGCTGTGACTACGACTGCGAGTTCTGCTATCTCGGAGAGAAGCGCTTCGCGGGCTTGGACTGGGACGGCAAGCAGCAGCTCCTCCGCGTGATGCGGGACGCCGGGGTCCTGTGGTTGCAGATCACCGGCGGGGAGGCCCTGATCGACCGCGAGTTCGGCGCTGCGTACGAGTACGCCCACCAGCTCGGCATGATGGTCCAGGTCTCATCGAACGGCAGCTCACTGCGGAAGCGGCCGATCCGGGAGCTGTTCGCCCGACTCCGCCCGTACCGCCTGACCGTGAGCCTGTACGGGGCGACCGCCGAGACGTACGACGCGGTCACCAGGAACCGCGGTGCCTTCGGCAGGTTCGTGGAGGGCCTGGACGCCGCCCGCGAGGACAGGCTGCCGATCCGGCTCAACGTGATCGTCTCGGACGACAACGCCCACGAGGTCGGCGCCATGGTCCGGCTGGCCGAGGCATACGGCTTCCCACACCAGGTGTACACGAGCATGTCGCCCACGATCGACGGTGAAGCGAACCCGCTGGCTACTCAGGCGTACGACCACCTGCGGCCCCGCAGCGTCTTCACCGGCTGCAACGCCGGCCACACCTTCTTCCACGTCGACCCGCACGGCATCGCGTCGATCTGCAAGGTCGGCCGCGACCCGAGCGTGAACCTCATCGCCGAGGGCGTCGAAGCCCTCCGCCGGCTCGGCGCGATCGCCGAGTCCCTTCAGCTCCGCGCCGGTGGCTGCTCCGGCTGCACGAAGACCGGCACCTGCCGTACGTGTCGGCCGCTGGCCAAGCTCTACCAGGAGGCGGGGGACCGCAGAGATCTCTACTGCCAACACGGAGGTTATGGATCATGA
- a CDS encoding helix-turn-helix domain-containing protein: MTGAEREPQEVVAGLLADQRLLVACAERDMGTLFRLLNHRGISTRRIAAVVDITQGRLYDYMNGKSRVEKLAIFEQIADAFHIPGHLLGLANRPWEPAAPPPPPAVGDPLPDGDDLAAMDAFRTADRQAGGGRLYNAVVRHLRDNIGPRLVDADGTPHVFAISAVLTEMAGWMAHDSGQDGLAGRHFTRALPLARASGDTPLAASIAASTSHLALQTGDPAAAVHWARTGLDLALAGPVVPTLIARLHTMSARALAAANQPDPALRALGRAEEALEGAADAERPWLSPFDAAALALESALVLRDLQRHDQARARAEHAIRLRESSRARSLALSRITLVRLHLSCDELDAAVTVGHDVLAADPNLGSIRVLRQLDDLRALLAPHRSHPPVRALLTRFDETRRARMLLLADIVPPSSKGVTL, encoded by the coding sequence GTGACCGGTGCGGAGCGAGAACCGCAGGAGGTTGTCGCGGGACTTCTCGCGGACCAGCGCCTGCTCGTTGCCTGCGCGGAGCGCGACATGGGCACGCTCTTCCGGCTGCTCAACCACCGCGGGATCAGCACTCGCCGCATCGCCGCGGTCGTCGACATCACTCAGGGGCGGCTATACGACTACATGAACGGCAAGAGCCGGGTCGAGAAGCTGGCCATCTTCGAGCAGATCGCTGACGCCTTCCACATCCCCGGCCACCTCCTCGGCCTGGCGAATCGCCCCTGGGAGCCGGCCGCGCCGCCACCGCCTCCCGCAGTTGGCGATCCCCTGCCGGACGGCGACGACCTGGCTGCGATGGACGCCTTCCGGACCGCAGACCGGCAGGCCGGTGGCGGACGCCTCTACAACGCCGTCGTCCGGCACCTGCGTGACAACATCGGACCGCGGCTTGTCGACGCTGACGGCACCCCGCACGTCTTCGCCATCTCCGCGGTGCTCACCGAGATGGCGGGTTGGATGGCCCACGACTCAGGGCAGGACGGCTTGGCCGGACGCCACTTCACCCGCGCGCTTCCACTGGCTCGCGCCTCGGGTGACACCCCGCTCGCGGCCAGCATCGCGGCGAGCACTAGCCACCTTGCCCTGCAGACCGGCGACCCCGCTGCAGCCGTGCATTGGGCGCGGACAGGCCTCGACTTGGCGTTGGCCGGCCCCGTCGTCCCCACGCTGATTGCCCGCCTGCACACCATGTCCGCCCGAGCCCTGGCCGCAGCCAACCAACCCGATCCAGCTCTACGAGCCCTCGGCCGCGCCGAAGAAGCTCTCGAAGGGGCGGCCGATGCGGAACGCCCCTGGCTGAGTCCGTTCGACGCAGCGGCACTGGCCCTCGAATCCGCCCTCGTCCTGCGCGACCTCCAACGCCACGACCAGGCACGCGCACGGGCCGAACACGCCATCCGCCTGCGCGAGTCGAGCCGTGCCCGATCGCTGGCCTTGAGCCGGATCACCCTGGTTCGCCTTCACCTGAGCTGCGATGAGCTGGACGCCGCGGTCACGGTAGGCCACGACGTGCTCGCAGCGGACCCCAACCTCGGCTCGATCCGCGTCCTCCGCCAACTCGACGACCTTCGCGCACTGCTCGCACCCCACCGCAGTCACCCACCAGTCCGCGCACTGCTGACGCGATTCGACGAGACGAGACGGGCGAGAATGCTCTTACTCGCCGACATCGTTCCCCCGTCCAGCAAAGGCGTCACCCTATGA
- a CDS encoding NUDIX hydrolase: MRPTPADPEAWNAYLAEGNATQARKRVSADVLLRDDAGRILLVKPTYKPGWDLPGGMAEANEAPDDAARRELKEELGLDVTLHGLLVVDWVPPHGPWDDQLAFIFDGGMLTGEQAAALRPHDSELAEARLVPTEEAIGALRERLRDRFRAAIATCMASAPRYLHDGGTIV; the protein is encoded by the coding sequence ATGAGGCCCACCCCCGCCGACCCCGAAGCCTGGAACGCCTACCTCGCCGAGGGCAACGCCACCCAGGCCCGCAAACGGGTCTCCGCCGACGTCCTCCTCCGCGACGACGCCGGCCGCATCCTCCTGGTGAAGCCCACCTACAAGCCCGGCTGGGACCTCCCCGGTGGCATGGCCGAGGCGAACGAGGCCCCCGACGACGCGGCCCGTCGCGAGCTGAAGGAGGAACTGGGCCTGGACGTCACCCTCCACGGCCTCCTGGTCGTCGACTGGGTCCCCCCACACGGCCCCTGGGACGACCAGCTCGCCTTCATCTTCGACGGGGGCATGCTCACTGGAGAACAAGCTGCTGCTCTGCGACCGCATGACAGTGAACTCGCCGAAGCGCGACTTGTTCCGACCGAGGAGGCAATCGGCGCACTTCGAGAACGCCTACGCGACCGCTTCCGTGCTGCAATCGCCACCTGCATGGCGTCTGCCCCCCGGTATCTGCACGACGGCGGCACCATCGTGTAG